In a genomic window of Physeter macrocephalus isolate SW-GA chromosome 14, ASM283717v5, whole genome shotgun sequence:
- the LOC112061869 gene encoding coronin-7, with protein MEIRKRYKPGPSSTPLPPQGFILLPKTECDVREVEFARCLRLRQTSLEPVTFRLPRVRKEFFQDDVFPDTAVSWEPVLSAEAWLGGANGQPRLLSLQPPDMTPVSQAPREGPARRAPSSALYLEEKSDQQKKEELLSAMVAKLGNRVDPLPQDSFEGVDEDEWD; from the exons ATGGAAATACGCAAACGCTACAAACCGGG CCCCAGCTCGACTCCCCTGCCGCCCCAGGGCTTCATTCTCCTGCCCAAGACGGAGTGTGACGTGCGGGAGGTGGAGTTTGCCCGATGCCTGCGACTTCGCCAGACCTCCCTGGAGCCTGTCACCTTCCGGCTGCCCCGAGTCAGG aaAGAATTCTTCCAGGATGACGTGTTCCCAGACACGGCCGTGAGCTGGGAGCCGGTGCTCAGCGCTGAGGCCTGGCTGGGAGGTGCTAACGGGCAGCCCCGGCTTCTTAGCCTGCAGCCCCCTGACATGACCCCAG TGAGCCAGGCCCCCCGTGAAGGCCCTGCCCGGCGGGCCCCATCCTCAGCACTCTACCTGGAAGAGAAGTCGGACcagcagaagaaggaagag ctgctgAGTGCCATGGTGGCAAAGCTGGGGAACCGGGTGGACCCGCTCCCACAGGACTCCTTCGAAGGAGTGGACGAGGACGAGTGG GACTAG